One window from the genome of Grus americana isolate bGruAme1 chromosome 2, bGruAme1.mat, whole genome shotgun sequence encodes:
- the LOC129203629 gene encoding zinc finger protein 777-like has translation MAELRARLEELERRLERVEAALRDAPLWARQLPSVLVTFEDIAVHFSRQEWASLDDGQKELYRTVMESNYEMLVSLYCALSKPELLSWMENGEELCTPVESDLEGANVSPEPAVELDRPSCVSDDVPLEVKTKESCEGNGRDPEESRSLAVTANGSAPHVPHEATAVPADLSQPTPSPSCPLSTCCREAANPNRSPSPLLAAADAKVGIPTEVPQEEAAVEKPAVPEMPLKGLEEKDVKDSGNGGQAPVADIPEEPVKEAIPDVCQATAQADPSCAVASPAEPMEGSCVGRTAACQRNSTREKFYSCPVCRKNFLLKINLIIHQRSHSNWVPYICTHCDRNFMSKKKFRRHLRARVAKGFCQPSEAEECSSRAPCPASQPRAPSSDCGTVWGKPSPNRYPLSPGKMMYTCNECMENFSSQSFLILHQRRHTNQHLILCPCCNRSFTCASDFVRHHQTHTGERPY, from the exons ATGGCGGAGCTGCGCGCCCGCCTCGAGGAGCTGGAGCGGCGGCTGGAGCGGGTGGAGGCGGCGCTACGGGACGCCCCCCTCTGGGCGCGGCAGCTTCCCTCG GTGCTGGTGACGTTCGAGGACATCGCGGTGCACTTCAGCAGGCAGGAGTGGGCAAGCCTGGACGATGGGCAGAAGGAGCTGTACAGGACCGTGATGGAGAGCAACTACGAGATGCTGGTGTCCCTGT ACTGTGCCCTGTCAAAGCCTGAACTCTTGTCTTGGATGGAAAATGGAGAAGAGCTGTGCACACCAGTGGAGTCAGACCTAGAGGGAGCAAATGTATCTCCGGAGCCAGCTGTAG agctggatcGCCCAAGCTGTGTGAGCGATGATGTTCCGCTGGAGGTGAAGACAAAGGAGTCTTGCGAGGGGAACGGTAGGGACCCAGAGGAAAGCAGGAGCCTGGCAGTCACAGCGAACGGCAGCGCAC CACACGTCCCTCATGAAGCCACCGCTGTCCCAGCAGATCTCAGCCAGCCAACTCCGtccccttcctgccctctcTCCACATGCTGTCGTGAAGCGGCGAATCCGAACCGGTCTCCATCGCCTCTCCTTGCAGCAG CGGATGCCAAGGTGGGGATCCCAACGGAAGTACCGCAGGAGGAGGCGGCTGTGGAGAAGCCGGCAGTGCCTGAAATGCCCTTGAAGGGTTTGGAAGAGAAGGATGTGAAAGATTCAGGGAATGGTGGCCAGGCTCCGGTGGCAGACATTCCCGAAGAGCCGGTTAAGGAGGCGATACCGGATGTCTGCCAAGCGACGGCACAGGCAGACCCCAGCTGCGCGGTCGCCTCCCCGGCAGAGCCCATGGAGGGCTCCTGTGTGGGCCGGACGGCGGCCTGCCAGCGAAACTCCACCCGCGAGAAATTCTATTCCTGCCCCGTCTGCAGGAAAAACTTTCTACTGAAGATCAACCTCATCATCCACCAGCGGAGCCACAGCAACTGGGTGCCTTACATCTGCACGCACTGCGACCGGAACTTCATGTCCAAGAAGAAATTCCGGCGTCACCTACGGGCCCGGGTGGCCAAGGGGTTCTGCCAGCCCTCGGAGGCGGAGGAGTGCTCCAGCCGGGCCCCgtgccctgcctcccagccccgagCCCCGAGCAGTGACTGCGGCACAGTGTGGGGGAAGCCCAGCCCCAACAGATACCCGCTGTCGCCTGGGAAAATGATGTATACGTGCAACGAATGCATGGAGAACTTCTCCAGCCAGAGCTTTCTGATCCTGCACCAGAGACGACACACGAACCAGCACCTCAtcctctgtccctgctgcaaCAGGAGCTTCACCTGCGCCTCTGACTTTGTCCGCCACCACCAGACCCACACGGGTGAGCGGCCCTACTAG
- the LOC129203624 gene encoding zinc finger protein 777-like: MARWGPAQEPEWAPEAWQPLPPQPHGHGPLPGPEGDKPPAVPEISLWTVVAAVQAVERKVESQALRLLSLEGRAETAEKKVSGLEKAVLDFGSRLERKWAALAALVQENTRRLEHVERQLQHGSCWAPRPGPGPGGDEPKVPALCEDAGASLPEQGSSDSRQKELYRIAMKGNYEAVASLGPGDTSSKPVLLPLAEDREDLGTRTHGLLEKGAMPGHLSGGEKIVIKTEEQQPQEEASEILALPRAPSVRLEEAVPLSREQPVPWESHAGLDGQKATGEGLGEFCKHGAAQPEVKPMVVPVEAHPAPGLPFPTEHVLGMGTGQPFALTQGMPLGEETTTEVASSQPSLEGPCAMGEEPRVLPLGWKSVRLKRNLLARQQSQARKSNGSFICTACGKSLAHHAALLRHQRLHTGERPFQCPACGKSFNEKSNLNKHYRIHTGERPYRCPACGKGFIQKHHLQKHQRIHGVQLRGGWAGRPARASAAGERLYRCIECAETFPQKASLEEHQRRHTQQRPFQCNGCSKSFRHRQSLNHHQKVHAVASSPATSLSNHDRELKTSPCKALTQDNP; this comes from the exons ATGGCCCGCTGGGGCCCCGCTCAG GAGCCCGAGTGGGCGCCCGAGGCCTGGCAGCCGCTCCCGCcgcagccccacggccacggtcccctccccggccccgaGGGGGACAAGCCGCCGGCGGTGCCCGAGATCTCGCTGTGGACGGTGGTGGCGGCGGTGCAGGCGGTGGAGAGGAAGGTGGAGTCGCAGGCCCTGAGGCTGCTGAGCCTGGAGGGGAGAGCGGAGACGGCCGAGAAGAAGGTGTCGGGGCTGGAGAAGGCGGTGCTGGACTTCGGCAGCCGGCTGGAGCGCAAATGGGCCGCCCTGGCCGCCCTGGTGCAGGAGAACACGCGGCGGCTGGAGCACGTCGAGCGGCAGCTCCAGCACGGCAGCTGCTGGGCCCccaggcccggcccgggccctggCGGGGATGAGCCCAAG GTGCCAGCGCTGTGCGAGGATGCCGGGGCCAGTTTGCCGGAGCAGGGGAGCTCAGACAGCCGGCAGAAGGAGCTCTACAGGATCGCCATGAAGGGGAATTACGAGGCTGTGGCATCTCTTG ggcCCGGGGACACCAGCTCCAAACCTGTTCTGCTGCCGCTGGCTGAGGACAGGGAGGATTTGGGTACGAGGACCCACGGGCTGCTGGAGAAGGGAGCGATGCCGGGGCACCTCAGTGGCG GTGAGAAGATAGTGATCAagacagaagagcagcagccccaggaggaAGCATCTGAAATCCTGGCTCTGCCACGGGCACCCTCGGTGAGACTGGAAGAGGCGGTTCCCCTGAGCCGGGAGCAGCCGGTGCCCTGGGAGAGCCACGCTGGCTTGGATGGACAGAAGGCAACAGGAGAGGGCTTAGGGGAGTTCTGCAAACACGGGGCTGCCCAGCCTGAAGTCAAGCCCATGGTGGTGCCGGTGGAAGCTCACCCTGCCCCGGGCTTGCCCTTTCCAACAGAGCACGTGCTCGGCATGGGGACTGGCCAGCCGTTTGCCCTGACTCAGGGAATGCcgctgggagaagagaccaccACAGAGGTGGCCTCATCGCAGCCCAGCTTAGAGGGTCCCTGCGCCATGGGGGAAGAGCCCCGCGTGCTCCCACTGGGATGGAAGAGCGTCCGGCTGAAGCGCAACCTCCTGGCGCGGCAGCAGAGCCAGGCGAGGAAGAGCAACGGCTCCTTCATCTGCACAGCCTGTGGGAAAAGCCTGGCCCACCACGCCGCGCTGCTGCGGCACCAGCGCCTGCACACGGGCGAGCGTCCCTTCCAGTGCCCTGCCTGCGGGAAGAGCTTCAACGAGAAGTCCAACCTCAACAAGCACTACCGCATCCACACCGGGGAGCGTCCCTATCGCTGCCCCGCCTGCGGCAAGGGTTTCATCCAGAAGCACCACCTCCAGAAGCACCAGCGCATCCACGGGGTGCAGCTGCGGGGTGGGTGGGCAGGCCGGCCCGCGCGGGCCAGCGCTGCCGGGGAGCGGCTCTACCGCTGCATCGAGTGCGCGGAGACCTTCCCCCAGAAAGCGTCGCTGGAGGAGCACCAGCGCCGGCACACCCAGCAGCGGCCCTTCCAGTGCAATGGCTGCAGCAAGAGTTTCCGGCACCGGCAGTCTCTGAACCACCACCAGAAAGTCCACGCCGTTGCCAGCTCTCCTGCCACCAGCTTATCGAACCACGACCGGGAGCTGAAGACCAGCCCCTGCAAGGCTTTGACCCAGGATAATCCGTAG